A single Cyprinus carpio isolate SPL01 chromosome A6, ASM1834038v1, whole genome shotgun sequence DNA region contains:
- the LOC109079811 gene encoding RNA-binding protein 6-like isoform X1, with protein MWNGSRPGPRGGMPFRGEPRGGMFEGRDGPRPDFRGRDGMNMDRSPMDMRRFDCPPDMRGRDIGLHDPGREPSRDFFRPGDEMEVNFRRRFEMDQRNNLQNPPGFMGQSRPPMDMGGRDMQGGNMRGPEDRFLNMRERERFQMDMPGLPPMDIRRRLAMVAMGGSGDHGDMRDRERPRMGGIDGFNMDMPPRDRPMMDFDRRGVTPPLNPRGRFESDMDLRNRMGSSIDFREQPPQMFRDNDGVPMDIRGRPDIPLGRGGPEAMIRGDEMTLRDREFPEPMDNPMGFRGRESESLSDEWRNHGMRDRDPLPPMMGRTPPLFPREMREKFFSNPGKDVDFGENSQFKDRDRDRQSGFLGKDGTGFNRSERDKNIPSDFPVRDPTQKPSLLPPDPPLNAKSRDGDKPWPGDRDEKPDRTALAGSRPPYFQDKNKPNQEHHFASDRVPFKGSSDMALDQGPQRESLSGPKEPQNNRSERQDQDYRDIDYRTSSGRKYDYSLEDLQGPEKDMKESKLGPSQRPDDSGSQDQDYRSASVQDQVSKTIAISGIPKTATMQQILDAFAVRDGVPMQGMKIRDVVPGYSYDMAYVEFLNLEDAVHFMESNQGSVKVGDKTALLKYIQPDKNVKELHHDPPANAAPASDDGLLPNPVQPLNLKEETDTKPVQDPASQGVWQRSSNLTPEAWQQQVDQQLQQQDVEQQAEEWTNHKASRQKLQHSDPVFKESKTMIIKNILPTTTVETILQALDTFAYLDERNVRLVKGKSPGSKCFCFVDMDSHEHVTRLVELLTKPRPIMIDGVRVYAEVAKPLKNQNYRRENDKSNTSLLGFPPDVMMQHQYQQPQQQFYPQPSHTAMGVAPTMQGDPMGADATLSSAAVPTSSLTQGVMYSETTAMAQSVQTAEHQTAALSDTALPGAEESIDGYSYVGSEAPDLSAFLYDATSGFYYDPQTTLYYDPNSRYFYDAQNQQYLYWDSASKTYIPVQSSSTEGQELAPEAAVPMATGTEVIATAITEEEVKAVTETVPEVQVEEEPAPRAEKKEKEKEEKPRSLAAFKIMKDMERWAKIQNRQKEIVRSPSPLLKSGGDDQRPSKAADAAFAVFERKVTGADELFKKPLAPPKQKDEKSSKRPMGSLGMLAADYGAGSDEEEEEKHEKQEAAQPAKSQPQGDEKEDRLTDWKKMACLLCRRQFPNKDALIRHQQLSDLHKQNMEIHLKIKRSKRELEALESQEKEMKIKQPNGSPEAKRRKSQNTWAGSSRDSHKGSERPGLGLETAERKKKEPVVWNHATYKQAVRKAMFARFNELD; from the exons ATGTGGAACGGTTCAAGACCTGGACCACGAGGAGGAATGCCCTTTCG TGGCGAACCTCGTGGAGGCATGTTTGAAGGCAGAGATGGCCCAAGACCTGACTTCAGAGGTCGGGATGGCATGAACATGGACAGGTCACCCATGGACATGAGGCGGTTCGACTGCCCACCTGATATGAGAGGAAGAGACATAGGTCTTCATGACCCAGGAAGAGAGCCTTCCCGAGACTTTTTCAGACCTGGAGATGAAATGGAAGTGAATTTTCGAAGGCGCTTTGAAATGGATCAGAGAAACAACCTTCAGAATCCTCCAGGTTTTATGGGTCAATCCAGACCACCGATGGATATGGGTGGCAGAGACATGCAAGGTGGTAATATGAGGGGTCCAGAGGACAGATTCTTGAATatgagggagagggagagattCCAGATGGATATGCCTGGGCTTCCCCCCATGGACATCAGGAGGAGACTTGCTATGGTGGCTATGGGTGGAAGTGGAGATCATGGGgacatgagagacagagagaggccaCGGATGGGTGGCATTGATGGGTTCAACATGGACATGCCTCCCAGAGACAGACCGATGATGGATTTTGACAGGCGAGGTGTCACCCCTCCACTTAATCCAAGAGGAAGGTTTGAATCTGATATGGATCTGAGAAACCGCATGGGATCCTCCATTGATTTCAGAGAGCAGCCTCCTCAGATGTTTCGAGACAATGATGGCGTTCCCATGGATATCAGAGGAAGACCTGATATTCCTTTGGGTCGTGGTGGCCCAGAAGCCATGATCAGAGGCGATGAGATGACCCTCAGAGACAGAGAATTCCCAGAGCCGATGGACAATCCCATGGGCTTCAGAGGGAGAGAAAGTGAATCGCTCTCAGACGAGTGGCGCAATCATGGCATGAGAGACCGTGACCCTCTTCCGCCGATGATGGGCAGGACGCCACCGCTTTTCCCGAGAGAGATGCGAGAAAAGTTCTTCTCTAACCCTGGAAAAGATGTAGATTTTGGAGAAAATTCCCAGTTCAAAGACAGAGACCGAGACAGGCAGTCTGGGTTTCTGGGAAAAGACGGCACAGGCTTTAATCGATcagaaagagacaaaaatattCCTAGTGATTTCCCAGTCAGAGATCCAACTCAGAAGCCCTCCCTTCTTCCACCGGATCCCCCTCTAAATGCCAAAAGTAGAGATGGAGATAAACCCTGGCCAGGTGACCGAGATGAAAAGCCTGACAGAACTGCACTAGCAGGAAGTAGACCTCCATATTTCCAAGACAAGAATAAGCCAAATCAAGAGCATCATTTCGCCAGCGATCGAGTGCCCTTTAAGGGTTCTAGTGACATGGCTTTAGATCAGGGACCACAGAGAGAGAGCTTGTCCGGGCCAAAGGAACCCCAGAATAATAGAAGTGAGCGACAGGATCAGGATTATCGAGACATTGATTACCGCACCAGCTCAGGCCGCAAATACGACTACAGTCTTGAGGATCTTCAAGGACCTGAGAAAGACATGAAGGAATCCAAACTTGGTCCATCTCAACGACCAGACGACTCTGGTTCTCAG GACCAGGATTACAGGAGTGCAAGTGTCCAGGATCAAGTCTCAAAAACAATTGCCATCTCTGGAATTCCTAAAACTGCCACAATGCAACAG atTCTGGATGCTTTTGCAGTCCGTGATGGTGTGCCAATGCAGGGCATGAAAATAAGGGATGTTGTGCCAG GTTACAGCTACGATATGGCCTATGTGGAGTTTTTAAACCTCGAGGATGCTGTCCACTTCATGGAGTCCAACCAG GGATCTGTTAAGGTTGGTGACAAGACTGCTCTGCTCAAATATATCCAGCCTGACAAAAATGTGAAAGAACTG CATCATGATCCACCAGCTAACGCAGCTCCAGCCAGCGATGATGGTTTGTTACCAAATCCAGTCCAACCACTGAATTTAAAGGAGGAAACCGATACCAAGCCTGTGCAGGATCCTGCCTCTCAAGGTGTGTGGCAGAGAAGCTCCAACTTGACTCCTGAAGCATGGCAACAGCAAGTGGACCAACAGCTACAGCAGCAGGACGTGGAGCAACAGGCAGAGGAATGGACCAATCACAAAGCATCTCGCCAAAAACTGCAGCACTCCGATCCAGTCTTCAAGGAGAGCAAGA CAATGATTATCAAGAACATTTTGCCTACCACCACCGTGGAGACCATTTTGCAAGCACTTGATACGTTTGCATACCTGGATGAGCGAAATGTTCGTCTGGTCAAAGGGAAGTCACCTGGATCCAAATGCTTCTGCTTTGTCGATATGGATTCACATGAG CATGTGACACGATTGGTGGAGCTGCTCACCAAACCCCGCCCTATCATGATTGATGGAGTGAGAGTTTATGCAGAGGTTGCCAAGCCTTTGAAAAACCAAAA CTATAGGAGGGAAAATGATAAGTCAAACACTTCTCTCCTGGGTTTCCCTCCAGATGTTATGATG cAACATCAATATCAGCAGCCACAGCAACAGTTTTATCCTCAGCCTTCTCATACAGCTATGGGTGTTGCACCTACCATGCAAG GTGATCCAATGGGAGCAGATGCCACCTTGTCATCAGCTGCAGTGCCGACTTCAAGCTTAACACAG GGTGTGATGTATTCTGAGACGACGGCAATGGCGCAGTCAGTCCAGACAGCTGAGCACCAGACTGCAGCTTTATCTGACACTGCTCTTCCTGGAGCTGAGGAGTCCATTGACGGGTACAGCTATG TAGGATCTGAGGCTCCAGATTTGTCAGCCTTCCTTTACGATGCTACATCAGGCTTCTACTATGACCCTCAGACTACCCTGTACTATGATCCCAACTCAAGG TATTTCTACGATGCTCAGAATCAACAGTACCTGTACTGGGACAGTGCCTCAAAAACCTACATCCCAGTCCAGAGCTCTTCTACTGAAGGTCAGGAGCTGGCCCCCGAAGCTGCTGTTCCCATGGCAACTGGTACTGAGGTTATAGCTACGGCAATCACAGAGGAGGAAGTGAAGGCAGTTACAGAGACCGTGCCGGAGGTGCAGGTGGAAGAGGAGCCTGCCCCAcgtgcagaaaaaaaagagaaggaaaaagaggaaaaaccCAGAAGTTTAGCAGCTTTTAAG ATAATGAAAGACATGGAGCGATGGGCAAAAATCCAGAACAGGCAGAAAGAAATTGTCCGATCTCCTTCACCTCTTCTCAAGTCTGGAGGAGATGACCAAAGACCCTCCAAAGCTGCTGATGCAGCCTTTGCAGTCTTTGAAAGGAAG GTCACCGGTGCAGATGAATTATTCAAGAAGCCCCTTGCTCCTCCAAAgcaaaaagatgaaaaatcatCAAAG CGACCCATGGGCTCTCTTGGAATGTTGGCGGCCGACTATGGGGCAGGCAGTgacgaggaggaggaagagaaacaTGAGAAGCAGGAAGCTGCACAACCTGCAAAGAGCCAGCCACAAGGGGACGAGAAGGAAGACAGGTTGACAGATTGGAAGAAGATGGCATGTCTTCTGTGCAGGAGGCAGTTCCCTAATAAGGACGCTCTGATTCGCCACCAGCAGCTCTCAGACCTGCATAAG
- the LOC109079811 gene encoding RNA-binding protein 6-like isoform X2 — protein MWNGSRPGPRGGMPFRGEPRGGMFEGRDGPRPDFRGRDGMNMDRSPMDMRRFDCPPDMRGRDIGLHDPGREPSRDFFRPGDEMEVNFRRRFEMDQRNNLQNPPGFMGQSRPPMDMGGRDMQGGNMRGPEDRFLNMRERERFQMDMPGLPPMDIRRRLAMVAMGGSGDHGDMRDRERPRMGGIDGFNMDMPPRDRPMMDFDRRGVTPPLNPRGRFESDMDLRNRMGSSIDFREQPPQMFRDNDGVPMDIRGRPDIPLGRGGPEAMIRGDEMTLRDREFPEPMDNPMGFRGRESESLSDEWRNHGMRDRDPLPPMMGRTPPLFPREMREKFFSNPGKDVDFGENSQFKDRDRDRQSGFLGKDGTGFNRSERDKNIPSDFPVRDPTQKPSLLPPDPPLNAKSRDGDKPWPGDRDEKPDRTALAGSRPPYFQDKNKPNQEHHFASDRVPFKGSSDMALDQGPQRESLSGPKEPQNNRSERQDQDYRDIDYRTSSGRKYDYSLEDLQGPEKDMKESKLGPSQRPDDSGSQDQDYRSASVQDQVSKTIAISGIPKTATMQQILDAFAVRDGVPMQGMKIRDVVPGYSYDMAYVEFLNLEDAVHFMESNQGSVKVGDKTALLKYIQPDKNVKELHHDPPANAAPASDDGLLPNPVQPLNLKEETDTKPVQDPASQGVWQRSSNLTPEAWQQQVDQQLQQQDVEQQAEEWTNHKASRQKLQHSDPVFKESKTMIIKNILPTTTVETILQALDTFAYLDERNVRLVKGKSPGSKCFCFVDMDSHEHVTRLVELLTKPRPIMIDGVRVYAEVAKPLKNQNYRRENDKSNTSLLGFPPDVMMQHQYQQPQQQFYPQPSHTAMGVAPTMQGDPMGADATLSSAAVPTSSLTQGVMYSETTAMAQSVQTAEHQTAALSDTALPGAEESIDGYSYGSEAPDLSAFLYDATSGFYYDPQTTLYYDPNSRYFYDAQNQQYLYWDSASKTYIPVQSSSTEGQELAPEAAVPMATGTEVIATAITEEEVKAVTETVPEVQVEEEPAPRAEKKEKEKEEKPRSLAAFKIMKDMERWAKIQNRQKEIVRSPSPLLKSGGDDQRPSKAADAAFAVFERKVTGADELFKKPLAPPKQKDEKSSKRPMGSLGMLAADYGAGSDEEEEEKHEKQEAAQPAKSQPQGDEKEDRLTDWKKMACLLCRRQFPNKDALIRHQQLSDLHKQNMEIHLKIKRSKRELEALESQEKEMKIKQPNGSPEAKRRKSQNTWAGSSRDSHKGSERPGLGLETAERKKKEPVVWNHATYKQAVRKAMFARFNELD, from the exons ATGTGGAACGGTTCAAGACCTGGACCACGAGGAGGAATGCCCTTTCG TGGCGAACCTCGTGGAGGCATGTTTGAAGGCAGAGATGGCCCAAGACCTGACTTCAGAGGTCGGGATGGCATGAACATGGACAGGTCACCCATGGACATGAGGCGGTTCGACTGCCCACCTGATATGAGAGGAAGAGACATAGGTCTTCATGACCCAGGAAGAGAGCCTTCCCGAGACTTTTTCAGACCTGGAGATGAAATGGAAGTGAATTTTCGAAGGCGCTTTGAAATGGATCAGAGAAACAACCTTCAGAATCCTCCAGGTTTTATGGGTCAATCCAGACCACCGATGGATATGGGTGGCAGAGACATGCAAGGTGGTAATATGAGGGGTCCAGAGGACAGATTCTTGAATatgagggagagggagagattCCAGATGGATATGCCTGGGCTTCCCCCCATGGACATCAGGAGGAGACTTGCTATGGTGGCTATGGGTGGAAGTGGAGATCATGGGgacatgagagacagagagaggccaCGGATGGGTGGCATTGATGGGTTCAACATGGACATGCCTCCCAGAGACAGACCGATGATGGATTTTGACAGGCGAGGTGTCACCCCTCCACTTAATCCAAGAGGAAGGTTTGAATCTGATATGGATCTGAGAAACCGCATGGGATCCTCCATTGATTTCAGAGAGCAGCCTCCTCAGATGTTTCGAGACAATGATGGCGTTCCCATGGATATCAGAGGAAGACCTGATATTCCTTTGGGTCGTGGTGGCCCAGAAGCCATGATCAGAGGCGATGAGATGACCCTCAGAGACAGAGAATTCCCAGAGCCGATGGACAATCCCATGGGCTTCAGAGGGAGAGAAAGTGAATCGCTCTCAGACGAGTGGCGCAATCATGGCATGAGAGACCGTGACCCTCTTCCGCCGATGATGGGCAGGACGCCACCGCTTTTCCCGAGAGAGATGCGAGAAAAGTTCTTCTCTAACCCTGGAAAAGATGTAGATTTTGGAGAAAATTCCCAGTTCAAAGACAGAGACCGAGACAGGCAGTCTGGGTTTCTGGGAAAAGACGGCACAGGCTTTAATCGATcagaaagagacaaaaatattCCTAGTGATTTCCCAGTCAGAGATCCAACTCAGAAGCCCTCCCTTCTTCCACCGGATCCCCCTCTAAATGCCAAAAGTAGAGATGGAGATAAACCCTGGCCAGGTGACCGAGATGAAAAGCCTGACAGAACTGCACTAGCAGGAAGTAGACCTCCATATTTCCAAGACAAGAATAAGCCAAATCAAGAGCATCATTTCGCCAGCGATCGAGTGCCCTTTAAGGGTTCTAGTGACATGGCTTTAGATCAGGGACCACAGAGAGAGAGCTTGTCCGGGCCAAAGGAACCCCAGAATAATAGAAGTGAGCGACAGGATCAGGATTATCGAGACATTGATTACCGCACCAGCTCAGGCCGCAAATACGACTACAGTCTTGAGGATCTTCAAGGACCTGAGAAAGACATGAAGGAATCCAAACTTGGTCCATCTCAACGACCAGACGACTCTGGTTCTCAG GACCAGGATTACAGGAGTGCAAGTGTCCAGGATCAAGTCTCAAAAACAATTGCCATCTCTGGAATTCCTAAAACTGCCACAATGCAACAG atTCTGGATGCTTTTGCAGTCCGTGATGGTGTGCCAATGCAGGGCATGAAAATAAGGGATGTTGTGCCAG GTTACAGCTACGATATGGCCTATGTGGAGTTTTTAAACCTCGAGGATGCTGTCCACTTCATGGAGTCCAACCAG GGATCTGTTAAGGTTGGTGACAAGACTGCTCTGCTCAAATATATCCAGCCTGACAAAAATGTGAAAGAACTG CATCATGATCCACCAGCTAACGCAGCTCCAGCCAGCGATGATGGTTTGTTACCAAATCCAGTCCAACCACTGAATTTAAAGGAGGAAACCGATACCAAGCCTGTGCAGGATCCTGCCTCTCAAGGTGTGTGGCAGAGAAGCTCCAACTTGACTCCTGAAGCATGGCAACAGCAAGTGGACCAACAGCTACAGCAGCAGGACGTGGAGCAACAGGCAGAGGAATGGACCAATCACAAAGCATCTCGCCAAAAACTGCAGCACTCCGATCCAGTCTTCAAGGAGAGCAAGA CAATGATTATCAAGAACATTTTGCCTACCACCACCGTGGAGACCATTTTGCAAGCACTTGATACGTTTGCATACCTGGATGAGCGAAATGTTCGTCTGGTCAAAGGGAAGTCACCTGGATCCAAATGCTTCTGCTTTGTCGATATGGATTCACATGAG CATGTGACACGATTGGTGGAGCTGCTCACCAAACCCCGCCCTATCATGATTGATGGAGTGAGAGTTTATGCAGAGGTTGCCAAGCCTTTGAAAAACCAAAA CTATAGGAGGGAAAATGATAAGTCAAACACTTCTCTCCTGGGTTTCCCTCCAGATGTTATGATG cAACATCAATATCAGCAGCCACAGCAACAGTTTTATCCTCAGCCTTCTCATACAGCTATGGGTGTTGCACCTACCATGCAAG GTGATCCAATGGGAGCAGATGCCACCTTGTCATCAGCTGCAGTGCCGACTTCAAGCTTAACACAG GGTGTGATGTATTCTGAGACGACGGCAATGGCGCAGTCAGTCCAGACAGCTGAGCACCAGACTGCAGCTTTATCTGACACTGCTCTTCCTGGAGCTGAGGAGTCCATTGACGGGTACAGCTATG GATCTGAGGCTCCAGATTTGTCAGCCTTCCTTTACGATGCTACATCAGGCTTCTACTATGACCCTCAGACTACCCTGTACTATGATCCCAACTCAAGG TATTTCTACGATGCTCAGAATCAACAGTACCTGTACTGGGACAGTGCCTCAAAAACCTACATCCCAGTCCAGAGCTCTTCTACTGAAGGTCAGGAGCTGGCCCCCGAAGCTGCTGTTCCCATGGCAACTGGTACTGAGGTTATAGCTACGGCAATCACAGAGGAGGAAGTGAAGGCAGTTACAGAGACCGTGCCGGAGGTGCAGGTGGAAGAGGAGCCTGCCCCAcgtgcagaaaaaaaagagaaggaaaaagaggaaaaaccCAGAAGTTTAGCAGCTTTTAAG ATAATGAAAGACATGGAGCGATGGGCAAAAATCCAGAACAGGCAGAAAGAAATTGTCCGATCTCCTTCACCTCTTCTCAAGTCTGGAGGAGATGACCAAAGACCCTCCAAAGCTGCTGATGCAGCCTTTGCAGTCTTTGAAAGGAAG GTCACCGGTGCAGATGAATTATTCAAGAAGCCCCTTGCTCCTCCAAAgcaaaaagatgaaaaatcatCAAAG CGACCCATGGGCTCTCTTGGAATGTTGGCGGCCGACTATGGGGCAGGCAGTgacgaggaggaggaagagaaacaTGAGAAGCAGGAAGCTGCACAACCTGCAAAGAGCCAGCCACAAGGGGACGAGAAGGAAGACAGGTTGACAGATTGGAAGAAGATGGCATGTCTTCTGTGCAGGAGGCAGTTCCCTAATAAGGACGCTCTGATTCGCCACCAGCAGCTCTCAGACCTGCATAAG